The genomic window GTTTCTATCTAATGGGGATGGCTGCCACGTTTCCTTTTTACAGTGTTGGTCAAGGCCGGGTTTGGTTCATCATCACGCAACGGGCCTACCAATATAACATGTGGGTAGGCGTTGCGTCGGCACTGATGAGTTTGGGGCTTACCTATCTTGGGATTCAACTGTTTGGGGTTTGGGGGGCCATCGGGGCCCAGGTTGTAACCGTGGTGTGGATTGTCCTCTTCCAGGACTTGGCCTTTAGCCGATATCGGATCAACAGCCTGTCGGCATGGCGCGCTTTGTCACCCGTCTGGATTTTTGGGGTAATGCGTGATTCGGTTAAGCCATGAATCCGATTGTCTCCGTAGTACTGACGGCGTTTAATGCCGATGCCCATGTGGGCGATGCGATAGAAAGCATACTCAAGCAAACATGGACGGATTTTGAGTTCATCATTGTTGATGATGGGTCGGACGATGGAACCCGTGGAATCATCGAGGAATTTGCCGCGCGTGATGATCGCATTGTCTTCATCTGCAATGAAAAGAACCAGGGGCAACCCCAAAGCCGGAATGCGGCGATCGAACAGGCAACCGGTGAGTTTATCGCGATCATGGATGCGGATGATGTCGCCTATCCCCATCGTTTGAAAACGCAGGTTGAATATTTAAAGAACCATTCGGAGATTGGGGTTGTGGCATCGCTGGTGCGCATGATTGATGGAAACGGCAAGCGTTTGGGCATGATTGGGGGATATGCGGCCTCGGCCCCCGAGATCGTTTGGCGGGAATTAACCCAGCTTTCCTCCTCCATGGTGCATCCATCGGTAATGTTTCGGAGATCCTTGGTTCGGCAGTACAATCTGCACTACAATCCCGAATATCCCCACTCTCAGGACAAGGAGCTGTGGGGGCGATTCCTGCTGCATTCCAAGGGAACCGTCATATCGAAGGTATTGTTGAAATATCGAACACATGCAAACAGCATTTCCCAGGCAAAGGCTGCGTCGCAACAGGAATATGCCTTACGTGCCGTTGTTCAAATGAATTGCAGTCTGTTTGGCGATGGGGCTTTAACTTCCGCGGAATTGGAACAGATGGTTCTGGATGATGGTTCCTTTGGTTCCAAAGGATGGCAACTGAAAATGGAACGGCTTGATCAGCTTAAGGCAATTTCGCGGTTTAACGATTCGGATGTCGGTCTGTTGAGGGGCATGGCTTGGATCGATGCCGGGGTGCGGGGAACGGGATATCTGGCCATGGACTGGTGG from Pontiella desulfatans includes these protein-coding regions:
- a CDS encoding glycosyltransferase family 2 protein; the protein is MNPIVSVVLTAFNADAHVGDAIESILKQTWTDFEFIIVDDGSDDGTRGIIEEFAARDDRIVFICNEKNQGQPQSRNAAIEQATGEFIAIMDADDVAYPHRLKTQVEYLKNHSEIGVVASLVRMIDGNGKRLGMIGGYAASAPEIVWRELTQLSSSMVHPSVMFRRSLVRQYNLHYNPEYPHSQDKELWGRFLLHSKGTVISKVLLKYRTHANSISQAKAASQQEYALRAVVQMNCSLFGDGALTSAELEQMVLDDGSFGSKGWQLKMERLDQLKAISRFNDSDVGLLRGMAWIDAGVRGTGYLAMDWWRYGFSALGVVGMFKAFSLKMARFCRKAWAYFS